CGCATACGCAGGGCGCATTATCTGAACATTTTCAAGACCAATTACGCTTCTGTACATCTTTATCTGCACATCCTCCGGAAGGGAGGTGGACATGCCCTGAACATACATCTCATCGGTATCCATACCCATTGGTTCAATGAACACCTGATGGCGCAACCTGTCAGAAAACCTCACAACCTTGTCTTCAATAGACGGACAGTACCTTGGTCCAACACCCTGTATAAGCCCGGTAAAAAGCGGTGCACGGTGAAGATTTTCTCTTATTATTTTATGAGTCTCTTCTGTTGTGTATGTCAGGTAGCATGGCACCTGCTCGATATTCAGATCCTCGTTTTCAAAAGAAAACGGGGTTATAACCTCATCTCCATGCTGAATCTGCATCCTGGAAAAATCTAAAGACCTCCTGTGCACACGCGCAGGAGTGCCTGTTTTGAACCTCATCATTTCTATACCCAGCTTTTTTAAGCTCTCAGTCAGGTGCTTTGCAGGGTGCATACCATCAGGTCCGCTGTCGTAGACTGTCTCACCTATTATAACTTTGCCGCCAAGAAATGTGCCGGTTGCAAGCACAACCGCTTTTGCTTTAAATATCGCACCTGTTGTGAGCCTGACACCTGTGACTTTGCCATCTTCTACTAAAATATCGCAAACCTCACCCTGTCTGATATCAAGGTTTGGCTGGCTCTCGAGCACCCTTTTCATATACAGCCTGTATTTTGCCCTGTCACACTGAGCCCTGAGCGAGTACACAGCAGGACCCTTTGCCCTGTTGAGAATCCTCACCTGGATTGCTGCTCTATCTGCTGCCCTGCCCATCTCACCGCCAAGCGCATCTATCTCACGCACCAGGTGCCCTTTGCCTGTGCCACCTATACTGGGGTTGCAGGGCATATTCCCGATTGAGTCCAAATTTATTGCAAACACAATGGTTTTAAGCCCAAGCCGTGCTGAAGCTAAAGCTGCCTCACACCCGGCATGACCTGCACCAACCACAGCAACATCATACTCACCCGCAACAAACTCCATTTTTTTCTACATAAGCCCCCTTTCAAAACTTTTTAAAGTAAACCTTAAGTTCCTACTTTCCAATACAAAACATCGAAAATATTCTCTCGACCATATCTTCTGTGACTTTTCTTCCTGTTATCTGATAGATGCTATCAAGTGCATTTTTGATGTCAATCGAAAGAATGTCAAGCGGAAAGCTTTTTATGTTCTGCTTTGCACTTTCCAGATACTCTCTTGCTTTTGACAAAAGCTCCTTGTGACGCAGGCTTGTTATTATCACCTCATCAAATGCCTCAATGCCCTGACCCAAAATTGTCTCTTTTATTGCCTTTTCGACAGCTTCTAAGTTTTCATCCTTTGCAAGAGATATGAATATCCCTTCCTTCCCGAAAGCTCTTTTTATATCATCCTGTGTTATATTTATCCCTCTGTCAGTCTTGTTAACAAGCACAATGAACTTTTTGTGCTTTATATTCTCAAAAATCTCCATGTCCTCGGGGGTTATTTTGCACGCCTCAACCATGAAAATTACAAGATCCGCCCTCTCAA
The Caldicellulosiruptor morganii DNA segment above includes these coding regions:
- the mnmG gene encoding tRNA uridine-5-carboxymethylaminomethyl(34) synthesis enzyme MnmG, with product MEFVAGEYDVAVVGAGHAGCEAALASARLGLKTIVFAINLDSIGNMPCNPSIGGTGKGHLVREIDALGGEMGRAADRAAIQVRILNRAKGPAVYSLRAQCDRAKYRLYMKRVLESQPNLDIRQGEVCDILVEDGKVTGVRLTTGAIFKAKAVVLATGTFLGGKVIIGETVYDSGPDGMHPAKHLTESLKKLGIEMMRFKTGTPARVHRRSLDFSRMQIQHGDEVITPFSFENEDLNIEQVPCYLTYTTEETHKIIRENLHRAPLFTGLIQGVGPRYCPSIEDKVVRFSDRLRHQVFIEPMGMDTDEMYVQGMSTSLPEDVQIKMYRSVIGLENVQIMRPAYAIEYDCINPLQLEPTLQFKKIKGLFSAGQINGTSGYEEAAAQGIIAGINAAMYVKGKPMLVLDRSQAYIGVLIDDLVTKGTNEPYRIMTSRAEYRLILRQDNADLRLTEIGYRIGLISEERYQKFLQKKKMIEDEIERLKKTVIAPSEKVNRLLTEYRSSPISTGVKLSELLKRPELSYEALREIDPQRPDLPRSVKEEVEIEIKYEGYIKKQLQQIEQFKKLENKKIPEWVDYNQISGLSTEAKQKLSQIRPASIGQASRISGVSPADISVLLIWLEQAKRSIK